Part of the Leptolyngbya sp. KIOST-1 genome, CTCACAAACCTGCTTGCTCTAATTTAGGCTCAGGTTAAGTTTTGCAATCACCCGTCCCTCGAACCTTAAAGACTTGTCAAGGCTTCATTAAGACATCTTTCTCCTTGGGAAATAGAGTGATATAAACGAAAGTAACAGCACTAATCCTCGGTATTCCTACCGGAAAAGCGTAGATTCTCTTTGTCGTCAGCCCCATCTCCTCCTGGGAGGGGTCAGGGGTGGGTTAACTCAACTCCCGTGGCTCTCAACCCTCGCTCTCAACGATCGCCCATGACAAGCCTCACACCCCTCCCCGGCCCCGACGATTACTTCTACTACTTTGCCTACGGCTCCTGCATGTGCCCGGTAGACCTGAAACGATCCCTGGGGGAGAGCACCCACAGTTTTGTGGTGGGGCCAGCGACCCTGACCGGGTATCGGTTGGGCTTCTTTCGGCGATCGCGGCTGCGCAACTGCGGCGTCCTCGATGTGGTGCCTCACCCCGGCTCCACCGTGCAGGGAGTGCTCTACAGCCTGCCCTGGCGGCTGAGTCCCGCCCTCGACCTGCGCGAAGAGGGCTACCGCCACGAACTGGTTACCGTCACCCACCAGGGACGGGCCTACTCAGGCACTCGCACGTATTCTGTGGTGGAGAAAACCTACGCCGAAATCGCTCCCAATGAGTGGTATACCAACGTGGTGCTGCGCGGAGCCGCCACCTGCGGGCTACCGGAGGAATACTGCTGGAGTCTGTTCCACCACATTCACTCCCTCCAGCGGCAGCAGACCGTAGCTACCCTGCGGCGGTCTGCGTAGCAGCGGAGTTGCCTAGCAACGGGTCAGGCCATTCCCTATAATGGGGGCACATTCTAACCCTTCACCCCCGTCAAGCCTGTGACCCAAACGCCGCTTTCACCTCGCCCCGCCGTCACCGATGCTCGCCCCGATGCCCTGGGCCGCTTTGGCCAGTTCGGCGGCAAGTACGTGCCCGAAACGCTGATGCCCGCCCTGTTTGAGCTGGAGCAAGCGTTTTACCAGTACCGCGACGAGGCCGGCTTCCAGGCCGAGTTGACTGGGTTGCTAAAAGACTATGTGGGCCGGGCCACGCCCCTTTACTTTGCCGAGCGGCTCACCGCCCACTACCGCCGCCCCGACGGTAGCGGCCCTGAGATTTACCTCAAGCGCGAAGACCTCAACCACACCGGAGCCCACAAAATCAACAACGCCCTGG contains:
- a CDS encoding gamma-glutamylcyclotransferase family protein translates to MTSLTPLPGPDDYFYYFAYGSCMCPVDLKRSLGESTHSFVVGPATLTGYRLGFFRRSRLRNCGVLDVVPHPGSTVQGVLYSLPWRLSPALDLREEGYRHELVTVTHQGRAYSGTRTYSVVEKTYAEIAPNEWYTNVVLRGAATCGLPEEYCWSLFHHIHSLQRQQTVATLRRSA